A single region of the Gemmatimonadaceae bacterium genome encodes:
- a CDS encoding type I restriction endonuclease subunit R, with protein sequence MPHAYTENQLVEQPAIGLFAELGWQTVSALEETFGITGTLSRETKSDVVLVSRLRAALEGLNPALPPEAITSAIDELTRDRSAMSLEAANREVYLLLKSGIRVSLPDREHGGQKEERLRVVDWEQPENNDFLLVSQLSVTGALYTGRPDLVGFVNGLPLVVVELKKPGVPARAAFDENLTHYKQAIPALFWFNALLIASNGTDSRVGSLTADWGRFFEWKRIEREDEPRRVSLEVMLRGTCDRTRLLDLVENFTLFSEHKAGLVKILGQNHQYLGVNNSIASMLEARTRGHGRAGVFWQTQGSGKSFAMVFFAQKVLRKVEGNWTFVVVTDRKELDDQIATTFKATGAVSDAEGDECHAASGAHLRELLRGNHRYVFTLIHKFQTPEMLCDRPDVIVLTDEAHRSQYDTLALNMRAALPRALFLAFTGTPLIAGEERTREVFGDYVSIYDFQQSVEDGATVPLFYENRTPELQLVNPDLNDGIYNLIEAAELDPDQEAKLERELGRQYQIITRDDRLETVARDIVRHFLGRGFVGKAMVVSIDKATALKMHDKVRKHWAAETERVGTELGRLAYLPQAERASAESREQKAELLRRRDVLTTTDMALIVSPSQNEISQMQQRGLDIEPHRRRINQSQPPLDEKFKDTDDPLRLVFVCAMWLTGFDAPSCSTVYLDKPMRNHTLMQTIARANRVFPGKHSGVIVDYANVFASLEKALAIYGAGTGGETPVRDKQELVEDLRHAVGEATAFCAQHQVVLADIEKLGAGSMKRLQLIEDALNSLISPDPVRRDFFGNERLVSTLYRAVKPDPAALEFASRAACLAAITGAIRAKLSPNPTDISQVMGGINDLLDQSIAGTVVRDPGPPPLDLSKINFEVLASRFRAAKHKNTDLEVLKAAIRAHLERLIQLNRTRADFAEKFEALIESYNAGSRSIEDLFLELVKLSNSLTEEQERHVRERMTEEELVIFDILTRPSPELTTDERTEVKKVARNLLERLKMLLVLNWRQKAAARSQLKLAIEDTLDSGLPRAYTPALYQQKCSAVFEHMYEGYPERGTGVYAVSLAP encoded by the coding sequence ATGCCCCACGCCTACACCGAAAACCAACTCGTAGAGCAACCTGCCATCGGGTTGTTCGCGGAGCTTGGTTGGCAGACGGTGTCGGCCTTGGAAGAGACCTTCGGCATTACTGGCACGCTTTCACGCGAGACGAAGAGCGATGTGGTGCTGGTTTCTCGCCTGCGAGCGGCCTTGGAGGGATTGAATCCGGCCCTCCCACCCGAGGCCATCACCTCCGCCATCGACGAACTGACCCGCGACCGCTCGGCCATGAGTCTGGAAGCGGCGAATCGCGAGGTCTACCTGCTATTGAAGTCGGGCATCCGGGTCTCGCTCCCCGACCGCGAACACGGCGGCCAGAAGGAAGAGCGGCTGCGCGTGGTGGACTGGGAGCAACCGGAGAACAACGACTTTCTGCTGGTCAGCCAGCTCAGCGTCACCGGCGCGCTCTATACCGGCCGGCCCGACCTCGTCGGCTTCGTCAATGGTCTGCCGCTGGTAGTCGTCGAACTCAAGAAGCCCGGCGTGCCCGCTCGCGCCGCCTTCGACGAAAACCTGACGCACTACAAACAGGCGATCCCCGCGCTGTTCTGGTTCAACGCGCTGCTCATCGCGTCAAACGGCACGGATAGCCGCGTTGGTTCGCTCACGGCGGACTGGGGCCGGTTCTTCGAATGGAAGCGCATCGAGCGCGAGGATGAACCGCGCCGGGTGTCGCTCGAAGTGATGCTCCGCGGCACCTGCGACCGCACGCGGCTGCTCGACCTCGTGGAGAACTTCACGCTCTTCTCCGAACACAAGGCGGGGCTCGTAAAGATTCTCGGACAGAACCATCAGTACCTCGGCGTGAACAACTCCATCGCGTCGATGCTCGAGGCCCGCACGCGCGGGCATGGCCGCGCCGGCGTCTTCTGGCAGACGCAGGGCAGCGGCAAGAGCTTCGCGATGGTCTTCTTCGCGCAGAAGGTGCTCCGCAAGGTGGAAGGCAACTGGACGTTTGTGGTCGTGACCGATCGCAAGGAACTCGACGACCAGATCGCCACGACCTTCAAGGCCACTGGCGCGGTGAGCGATGCCGAGGGCGACGAGTGCCACGCCGCGAGCGGAGCGCATCTGCGGGAGCTGCTGCGCGGGAACCACCGCTACGTCTTCACGCTCATCCACAAGTTCCAGACGCCGGAAATGCTTTGCGACCGGCCCGACGTCATCGTGTTGACCGACGAGGCGCACCGCAGTCAGTACGACACGCTGGCGCTGAACATGCGCGCCGCGCTGCCCAGGGCGCTCTTCCTCGCCTTCACCGGTACGCCGCTCATCGCCGGAGAAGAGCGCACCAGGGAAGTCTTCGGCGACTACGTCTCGATTTATGACTTCCAGCAGTCGGTCGAAGACGGAGCTACAGTGCCGCTGTTCTACGAGAATCGCACGCCGGAATTGCAGCTCGTCAACCCGGACCTGAACGACGGCATCTATAACCTCATCGAGGCAGCAGAACTCGATCCTGATCAGGAGGCGAAGCTCGAGCGAGAACTTGGCCGACAGTATCAGATCATCACTCGCGACGACCGGCTGGAGACCGTCGCGCGGGATATCGTGCGGCACTTTCTCGGCCGAGGGTTCGTGGGGAAGGCGATGGTGGTATCCATCGACAAGGCCACCGCCCTCAAGATGCACGATAAGGTGCGCAAGCACTGGGCGGCAGAGACTGAGCGGGTGGGTACGGAACTGGGACGACTGGCCTACTTGCCGCAGGCTGAGCGTGCCTCGGCGGAGAGCCGTGAGCAGAAGGCAGAACTGTTGCGTCGCCGGGATGTGCTCACGACCACAGACATGGCGCTGATCGTGTCGCCCAGCCAGAACGAGATTTCGCAGATGCAGCAGAGGGGGCTCGACATCGAGCCGCACCGCCGGCGCATTAATCAGTCGCAGCCACCTCTCGATGAAAAGTTCAAGGACACCGACGACCCACTGCGCCTGGTGTTCGTTTGCGCTATGTGGCTCACCGGCTTCGACGCGCCGAGCTGCTCGACGGTGTATCTGGATAAGCCGATGCGGAATCACACACTGATGCAGACAATCGCGCGAGCGAATCGCGTCTTCCCGGGCAAGCACAGCGGCGTGATTGTCGACTACGCCAACGTCTTCGCTTCGCTCGAAAAGGCACTGGCGATCTACGGCGCGGGAACGGGTGGCGAAACTCCGGTCAGAGACAAGCAGGAGCTGGTCGAAGATCTACGACATGCCGTTGGCGAGGCGACCGCGTTCTGTGCGCAACACCAGGTCGTGCTCGCCGACATCGAGAAGCTTGGCGCTGGCAGCATGAAACGCTTGCAGCTTATTGAAGACGCCCTTAACTCTCTGATATCGCCCGATCCGGTTCGCCGGGATTTCTTTGGAAACGAACGGCTGGTGAGCACCCTTTACCGCGCGGTGAAGCCGGACCCTGCGGCGCTGGAGTTCGCAAGCCGAGCGGCGTGCCTCGCGGCCATTACGGGCGCGATCCGCGCGAAGTTGAGTCCGAATCCCACGGACATTTCGCAGGTAATGGGAGGGATCAACGATCTGCTCGACCAGTCAATTGCGGGGACGGTCGTGCGTGACCCGGGACCGCCTCCACTGGACCTGTCGAAGATCAACTTCGAGGTTCTCGCCAGCCGTTTCCGCGCGGCCAAACACAAGAACACAGATCTCGAGGTGCTCAAGGCGGCCATTCGCGCTCATCTCGAAAGGCTCATCCAATTGAACCGGACGCGCGCCGACTTCGCTGAGAAGTTCGAGGCGCTCATCGAGAGCTACAACGCCGGCAGCCGGAGCATCGAGGATCTGTTCCTGGAGCTGGTGAAGCTGAGCAACAGCCTCACTGAAGAACAGGAACGGCACGTGCGCGAACGGATGACCGAAGAGGAACTTGTCATCTTCGACATCCTGACTCGGCCGTCGCCCGAGTTGACTACCGACGAGCGCACGGAGGTAAAAAAGGTCGCCCGCAACTTGTTGGAGCGGCTCAAGATGTTGCTCGTCCTGAACTGGCGGCAGAAGGCCGCAGCGCGTTCCCAGCTCAAGCTGGCGATCGAGGACACGCTGGACTCCGGCCTCCCGCGCGCCTACACGCCCGCGCTGTACCAGCAAAAGTGCTCGGCGGTGTTTGAGCACATGTACGAAGGCTACCCCGAGCGGGGCACTGGCGTTTACGCAGTTTCGCTCGCACCCTGA
- a CDS encoding DUF262 domain-containing protein: MTATLFKEVGYSLSKLIDDIEMGEIGLPDIQRPFVWKNAKVRDLFDSMYRGYPVGYFLFWENQVGEKTKQIGVNSHQKVPHLLIVDGQQRLTSLYAVLKGIPVVRENYESEQIEIAFRPTDGTFEVCNPAIRKDPEYLPSISRLFSPTASQYRIVGDYLEQLAAHRDKGERGFDAEEKKACEQSLQRLFNVTSYPFTTLQLSANIEEEQVAEVFVRINSEGKKLNQADFILTLMSVFWEDGRKELEDFCRAARQPAKSGPSPFNHFVDPSPDQLLRVAVGIAFRRARLKSAYSVLRGKDMETEEFSEVQRDKQFAKLQEGQAHVLNLAHWHDFLGILRQSGFTGANLVSSQTTIYYTYILYLIGRVDLKVKPHTLGQIVGRWYFMAAITSRYTGGSPETLMERDLAALRNVSSSEEFLAWVERVMVAELTADFWAVTLPNRLDTSSATSPLLYAYFASLNLFDAKALFSKKRTRDVLDPAVKSTKSAAERHHLFPKSYLAELGFTSTRETNQLANYALVEWNDNVAISGSPPSEYLPKYWSRLQPKERADQAYWHALPEGWEQLEYQEFLAVRRAGIAAVIADGYKRLTHGEIIAQEADTFEARISRGESMQTEFKSTLRVNAHTGQSDSKMEHAVLKTVAAFLNSGGGTLFVGVNDSGEAVGLENDKFTSEDKMALHLDNLIKDRLGGAVFACIKTTFADVGEKRILAIECATSSKPVFLKNASGEEFFIRAGASSPALPASHTHEYIQQRFK, translated from the coding sequence ATGACCGCCACGCTCTTCAAAGAAGTCGGTTACTCCCTCTCGAAACTCATCGACGACATCGAGATGGGGGAGATCGGTTTGCCGGACATTCAGCGACCTTTCGTATGGAAGAACGCGAAGGTGCGCGATCTGTTCGACTCTATGTATCGCGGCTACCCGGTTGGCTACTTCCTGTTCTGGGAAAATCAGGTCGGCGAAAAGACGAAACAGATCGGCGTGAATAGTCATCAGAAGGTGCCGCATCTTCTGATCGTCGATGGGCAGCAGCGCCTGACCTCCCTGTACGCCGTGCTCAAAGGCATCCCCGTGGTGCGCGAGAACTACGAGTCGGAGCAGATCGAGATCGCGTTCCGCCCGACCGACGGAACGTTTGAGGTCTGCAATCCGGCCATCCGCAAGGATCCGGAATACCTGCCGAGCATATCACGACTCTTCTCGCCGACGGCAAGTCAGTATCGCATCGTCGGCGACTATCTCGAGCAATTGGCTGCCCACCGCGACAAGGGCGAACGGGGCTTTGACGCGGAGGAGAAGAAAGCTTGTGAGCAATCCTTGCAGCGGCTCTTCAACGTGACGAGCTACCCCTTCACGACCTTGCAACTCTCCGCCAACATCGAAGAGGAGCAGGTGGCAGAGGTGTTCGTCCGCATCAACAGCGAAGGCAAGAAGCTCAATCAGGCCGACTTCATCCTCACCCTTATGTCCGTCTTCTGGGAGGACGGGCGTAAGGAGTTGGAGGACTTCTGCCGAGCGGCTCGCCAGCCAGCTAAATCGGGGCCAAGCCCGTTCAATCACTTCGTCGATCCATCACCCGACCAGTTGTTGCGGGTGGCAGTCGGAATCGCGTTCCGACGTGCGCGTCTCAAATCTGCGTACTCCGTTCTGCGCGGCAAGGACATGGAGACCGAGGAGTTCAGCGAAGTGCAGCGCGACAAGCAATTCGCCAAACTGCAGGAAGGGCAGGCGCACGTGCTGAACCTCGCTCATTGGCACGACTTCCTCGGCATCCTCAGGCAAAGCGGCTTCACAGGCGCAAACCTGGTCAGCTCGCAAACTACGATCTACTACACCTACATCCTGTACCTGATAGGCCGAGTCGACCTGAAGGTGAAGCCGCATACGCTCGGGCAGATCGTTGGGCGCTGGTACTTCATGGCCGCGATCACCTCCCGCTATACCGGCGGTTCGCCAGAGACGCTCATGGAGAGGGATCTGGCGGCCCTTCGCAATGTCTCGTCGTCCGAAGAGTTCCTCGCTTGGGTGGAACGGGTGATGGTCGCCGAACTGACGGCAGACTTCTGGGCGGTTACCCTGCCTAACCGTCTCGACACCTCGTCCGCAACCAGCCCCTTGCTGTACGCATACTTCGCGTCGCTGAACCTATTCGATGCCAAGGCGCTGTTCTCGAAGAAGCGTACCCGTGACGTGCTCGACCCCGCAGTAAAGTCGACGAAATCCGCTGCCGAAAGGCACCACCTCTTCCCCAAAAGTTACCTCGCCGAGCTCGGGTTCACGTCCACGCGAGAGACAAACCAGCTTGCCAACTACGCGCTGGTTGAGTGGAACGACAACGTCGCCATTTCAGGCAGTCCGCCGTCAGAGTACCTCCCGAAATACTGGAGCCGTCTCCAGCCGAAGGAACGCGCGGACCAGGCCTATTGGCACGCTCTCCCGGAGGGATGGGAGCAACTGGAGTACCAAGAGTTTCTCGCAGTGCGCCGCGCTGGCATTGCCGCTGTCATCGCGGACGGCTACAAGCGCCTGACCCACGGCGAGATCATCGCGCAGGAAGCGGACACCTTCGAGGCGCGCATCAGCAGGGGCGAAAGTATGCAGACGGAATTCAAGTCCACCCTGCGCGTTAACGCTCATACAGGCCAGAGCGACTCGAAAATGGAGCACGCGGTACTCAAGACCGTGGCGGCCTTCCTTAACTCGGGCGGCGGTACGCTATTCGTGGGAGTAAATGACAGCGGCGAGGCGGTGGGGCTGGAGAATGACAAATTCACAAGCGAAGACAAGATGGCGCTGCATCTCGACAACTTGATCAAGGATCGGTTGGGGGGTGCTGTCTTTGCCTGCATCAAGACCACGTTCGCGGATGTCGGAGAGAAGCGCATCCTCGCCATCGAGTGCGCCACCAGTAGCAAGCCGGTCTTCCTCAAGAACGCTTCGGGCGAGGAGTTCTTCATTCGCGCCGGCGCGTCGTCACCCGCGCTGCCCGCGAGCCACACCCACGAATACATACAGCAGCGATTCAAGTGA
- a CDS encoding restriction endonuclease subunit S, whose translation MIAAWRDCKLGDLLDVKHGYAFLGEYFASTGTHVVLTPGNFLEEGGFKEKSDKARWYSGPVPEDYVLNEGDLVVAMTEQAEGLLGSSALIPRSGVYLHNQRLGLVQIRDRKQADQHFIYYLFNSKPVRQQLRGSASGTKIRHTAPSRIADVKVRVPPLPVQRRIGGILSAYDELIKNSQRRIRILEAMARALYREWFVHFRFPGHEKLPRIGSALGDIPKGWQVKKLGDVLQLNYGKALKKEDRHGGGFPVFGSSGVVGYHDASLVHGPGIIVGRKGNVGSVFWCDKDFFVIDTAFFVTSSIPLRFLSYVLPNLNFINSDAAVPGLSRNQAYTLEILVPPAGLLHKFCGLANTFEKQASTLRLQIENLRRTRDLLLPRLLSGNVTLPSTTS comes from the coding sequence ATGATAGCGGCGTGGCGCGACTGCAAACTTGGTGACCTGCTTGACGTAAAGCACGGCTACGCCTTTCTCGGCGAATACTTCGCCAGCACCGGCACGCACGTCGTCTTGACTCCCGGCAATTTTCTGGAGGAAGGCGGTTTCAAGGAGAAAAGCGACAAAGCGAGGTGGTATAGCGGACCGGTTCCTGAAGACTACGTGCTGAATGAGGGCGACCTTGTCGTCGCGATGACCGAGCAAGCGGAGGGGCTGCTCGGTAGCAGTGCACTCATTCCTCGTAGCGGCGTTTACCTGCACAACCAGCGGCTCGGACTGGTCCAGATTCGCGACCGGAAGCAGGCAGACCAACACTTCATCTACTACCTGTTCAACTCGAAGCCGGTTCGTCAGCAGCTTCGCGGTTCCGCCAGTGGCACGAAGATTCGACACACCGCGCCGTCTCGAATCGCGGACGTAAAAGTCCGAGTTCCCCCGCTGCCGGTGCAACGGCGGATCGGGGGCATCCTGTCGGCCTACGATGAGCTGATCAAGAACAGTCAGCGGCGCATCCGGATTCTGGAGGCGATGGCCCGCGCCCTCTACCGCGAATGGTTCGTCCACTTCCGCTTTCCCGGCCACGAAAAGCTCCCGCGCATCGGCTCCGCCCTAGGCGACATCCCCAAAGGCTGGCAAGTGAAGAAGCTTGGCGACGTCCTCCAGTTGAACTATGGCAAGGCGCTGAAGAAAGAGGACCGACATGGTGGCGGCTTTCCTGTCTTCGGTTCGAGCGGTGTTGTTGGCTATCACGACGCGAGCTTGGTCCACGGTCCGGGCATCATCGTTGGAAGAAAGGGCAATGTCGGCAGCGTCTTTTGGTGCGACAAAGATTTTTTCGTCATAGACACCGCCTTCTTTGTGACCTCGTCGATTCCGCTACGCTTCTTGTCCTACGTCTTGCCGAACCTGAACTTCATCAACAGCGATGCCGCTGTTCCTGGATTGAGCCGCAACCAAGCCTACACGCTGGAGATTCTCGTGCCGCCCGCCGGTTTGCTGCACAAGTTCTGCGGACTGGCTAACACATTCGAGAAGCAAGCAAGTACGCTCCGCCTTCAAATAGAAAACCTCCGCCGGACGCGCGACCTCCTGTTGCCGCGTTTGCTGTCGGGCAATGTCACCCTGCCGAGCACCACCTCATGA
- a CDS encoding virulence RhuM family protein encodes MSSPEESNPPGKGQFLVYQADDGKLKIDVRLEGETAWLTQAHMAGLFQTTVPNVNMHLRSIFAEGELHAASVIQEFLITAADGKRYRTKHYNLDAIISVGYRVKSVVATRFRIWATQQLREFIVKGFVLDDERLKNPDQPFDYFEELLRRIQDIRTSERRFYQKITDIYATSIDYDPTEPESVQFFQTVQNKLHWAITGQTAAEIIHARADSAKPQMGLTTWRGVKVRKDDVTIAKNFLNEPELAALNNLVEQYLVFAEGQAMRRVPMHMRDWITKLHGFLTINDRNILTHAGKISHPMAKELAEAEYEKYNRQRVLQADATGGEFEKAIKQLPPPPKSRKNGGKK; translated from the coding sequence ATGAGCAGTCCCGAAGAATCCAACCCGCCCGGCAAAGGCCAGTTCCTCGTCTATCAGGCAGACGACGGGAAACTCAAGATTGATGTCCGGCTGGAGGGCGAAACGGCGTGGCTGACCCAGGCCCACATGGCGGGGCTGTTTCAGACGACTGTTCCGAACGTGAATATGCACCTCCGCAGCATCTTTGCCGAAGGGGAATTGCACGCCGCTTCAGTTATTCAGGAATTCTTAATAACTGCCGCCGACGGCAAGAGATACCGCACTAAACACTACAACCTCGACGCCATCATCTCTGTCGGCTACCGCGTCAAGAGTGTCGTCGCCACCCGCTTCCGCATATGGGCTACGCAGCAACTTCGCGAGTTCATCGTCAAAGGTTTCGTCCTCGACGACGAGCGGCTGAAGAATCCCGACCAGCCGTTCGATTACTTCGAGGAACTGCTTCGCCGGATTCAGGACATCCGAACCTCCGAGCGGCGGTTCTACCAGAAGATCACCGACATTTACGCCACCAGCATTGATTACGATCCCACCGAGCCCGAGAGCGTTCAATTTTTTCAAACCGTGCAAAACAAACTGCACTGGGCCATCACCGGCCAGACAGCGGCGGAAATCATTCACGCCCGCGCCGACAGCGCCAAGCCGCAGATGGGCCTGACCACCTGGCGCGGCGTGAAGGTGCGCAAGGACGACGTGACCATCGCCAAGAATTTCCTCAATGAGCCGGAACTCGCCGCCCTGAACAACCTGGTGGAGCAATACCTCGTTTTTGCCGAAGGCCAGGCCATGCGCCGCGTGCCCATGCACATGCGCGACTGGATCACGAAGCTCCACGGGTTCCTCACCATCAACGACCGCAACATCCTCACCCACGCCGGGAAAATCTCGCACCCAATGGCGAAGGAACTCGCCGAGGCGGAATACGAGAAATACAATCGCCAGCGCGTCCTACAGGCCGACGCGACGGGTGGGGAGTTTGAGAAAGCCATCAAGCAATTGCCACCCCCGCCCAAGTCGAGGAAAAACGGAGGGAAGAAATGA